In one Rutidosis leptorrhynchoides isolate AG116_Rl617_1_P2 chromosome 8, CSIRO_AGI_Rlap_v1, whole genome shotgun sequence genomic region, the following are encoded:
- the LOC139864122 gene encoding protein FAR1-RELATED SEQUENCE 5-like — protein sequence MDLSSIADSTSIVQSDVHVVTNSSNESAADSIADTFSSTNSVCRNHFLSSYEDEGPDGKKLWFPNFPDHFNPVIGSVLRSWEDCLYFYDLYAEAAGFNIKKASENKDEDGSVIYQVYRCNRSGRPVPKPLVPPAIVNPPANVNASQSVPDPDSSIPDKPAKRKRQRRKVSNRKSSSIKVECEACIRFKLIEGKIVIFKFFEGHSHKLITERNRNLLNKRRKLDPEHMEFLFKLSTRSNMGGFKAHTLFSALSGGIDNVGPLPVDFNNFHRDLIQSLGDTDAHIAIEQLLMKKNTLPNFSVEYYCDHNDFLRGVFWAGNISKLNYKEFGDIVGFDATYGINMHNIVFVPLTGVDNHKKLVIFGAALLASESIESFSWFLDYFLKVFGTEPGLVSTDQDPAMLEVGRELFSNKDFRKQMNNIFWNQELNAEKFEKCWQHVLDEFGLHDVDWFKDMYAMMEKWIPCFFRDTPMAGLMRTSSLCESENSFFIKCKNKHSKLVEFFSRFDVVVEKQRHNNMVLEFEMDNRSINCVTNKLIELHARDFYTPTMFLLVQEEIFQSSFSCVQISSTIEENEGKQLCVIEEKFPPPRLNWKYRVTFDVKTAEASCSCLLFTREGRLCRHIFYVYHVHDVVAIPMVHLLRRWSKEVSETFNSIFVYSNDKSESKKIINHVFNKLRKVSSLYRDDLDKLVSFRDKFDVLIGDFLGSTSDEPSTSTRGEHINRLWGFSKPVNSNIRAPENIRNKGQRRSNRILSSKEVAVKKHVKPRACKRCGILGHNVWTCTTDLTQLHNSKNKGKNVIDCGIHDHNVRTRTTDLTQLHNSKNKGKNVIDFELEDESEEDDEDVAYEDEDEDSD from the exons ATGGATTTATCTTCAATCGCAGattcaacttcaattgttcaatctgATG TTCATGTTGTTACAAATTCGTCTAATGAATCAGCTGCTGATTCTATTGCTGATACATTTTCTA GCACCAACTCTGTCTGTAGAAATCATTTTTTATCTTCTTATGAGGATGAAGGTCCTGATGGAAAGAAATTGTGGTTTCCTAATTTTCCAGATCATTTTAATCCTGTTATTGGTTCCGTATTAAGATCATGGGAAGATTGTTTATATTTTTATGACTTATATGCTGAGGCTGCTGGGTTCAATATTAAGAAAGCTTCTGAAAATAAAGATGAAGATGGTTCAGTTATTTACCAAGTTTATAGGTGTAATAGGTCAGGTCGTCCTGTCCCAAAACCTCTTGTTCCCCCTGCTATTGTTAATCCACCTGCTAATGTCAATGCATCTCAATCTGTCCCTGATCCTGATTCTTCCATTCCTGATAAACCTGCAAAGCGAAAGCGTCAGCGTAGGAAAGTGTCTAACCGTAAATCTTCTAGTATTAAGGTTGAATGTGAAGCttgcattagattcaaacttattgaGGGTAAGAttgttatttttaagttttttgagGGGCATAGTCACAAACTCATAACTGAGAGGAATAGGAATTTGTTGAATAAAAGGAGGAAGTTGGATCCTGAACACATGGAATTTCTTTTCAAACTCAGTACTCGATCAAATATGGGTGGATTTAAAGCTCACACACTTTTTAGTGCTCTTAGCGGTGGTATTGATAATGTTGGTCCTTTGCCTGTAGATTTCAATAATTTTCATCGTGATTTGATCCAATCTCTAGGTGATACTGATGCACATATTGCTATTGAACAACTTCTTATGAAGAAAAATACTTTACCTAACTTCAGTGTCGAGTATTATTGTGATCATAATGATTTTTTACGTGGGGTTTTTTGGGCTGGCAATATTTCTAAGTTGAACTACAAAGAGTTTGGTGATATCGTTGGCTTTGATGCTACATATGGTATAAATAT GCATAACATAGTTTTTGTACCTCTCACTGGAGTTGATAATCATAAGAAGCTTGTTATTTTTGGAGCTGCTTTATTAGCTAGTGAAAGCATAGAATCATTTAGTTGGTTTCTTGATTATTTTCTCAAAGTTTTTGGGACTGAACCGGGCTTAGTGTCCACTGACCAAGACCCAGCAATGTTGGAG gtTGGTCGTGAGTTGTTTTCAAATAAAGATTTTCGTAAGCAAATGAATAACATATTCTGGAATCAAGAGTTGAATGCTGAAAAGTTTGAAAAGTGTTGGCAACATGTTTTAGATGAATTTGGCTTGCATGATGTCGATTGGTTTAAAGATATGTATGCAATGATGGAGAAGTGGATACCGTGTTTTTTCCGAGATACACCAATGGCTGGATTGATGAGAACGTCATCACTTTGTGAGAGTGAAAATTCATTCTTTATAAAATGCAAGAACAAGCATTCTAAATTGGTGGAGTTTTTTTCACGCTTCGATGTTGTAGTTGAAAAGCAGCGCCATAACAACATGGTTCTCGAGTTTGAAATGGATAATAGATCTATTAATTGTGTTACCAATAAGCTAATTGAGTTGCATGCTAGGGATTTTTATACACCAACCATGTTTCTGTTGGTTCAAGAAGAAATATTTCAGTCTTCTTTCTCTTGTGTGCAAATTAGCTCAACCATTGAAGAGAATGAAGGCAAACAATTATGTGTAATTGAAGAGAAATTTCCTCCTCCTCGTCTAAACTGGAAATATAGG GTTACTTTTGATGTTAAAACTGCCGAAGCCAGCTGTTCGTGTTTGCTTTTTACACGTGAAGGTCGTTTATGTAGGCACATATTTTATGTGTATCATGTTCATGATGTTGTTGCTATCCCTATGGTTCATTTGTTGAGGAGGTGGTCAAAGGAGGTATCTGAAACATTTAATTCCATTTTTGTCTATTCTAATGATAAGTCTGAATCCAAAAAGATTATCAATCACGTTTTCAACAAGCTTAGGAAGGTTTCCTCTTTATATCGAGATGACCTAGATAAACTTGTTAGTTTTAGAGATAAGTTTGATGTCTTAATTGGCGATTTTCTTGGTTCTACTTCTGATGAGCCTTCTACATCTACTCGAGGTGAACATATTAATAGACTATGGGGATTCTCTAAACCAGTCAATTCGAATATTCGTGCTCCGGAGAATATTAGAAACAAAGGTCAACGTAGATCAAATCGGATATTGTCTTCCAAAGAAGTGGCTGTTAAGAAACATGTTAAGCCAAGAGCTTGCAAGCGTTGTGGTATTCTTGGTCACAATGTTTGGACTTGTACTACTGACCTCACTCAACTACATAATTCAAAGAATAAAGGAAAAAATGTCATTGACTGTGGTATTCATGATCACAATGTTAGGACTCGTACTACTGACCTCACTCAACTACATAATTCAAAGAATAAAGGAAAAAATGTCATTGACTTTGAATTAGAAGACGAAAGTGAGGAAGATGATGAAGACGTTGcatatgaagatgaagatgaagattctgaTTAA